From a region of the Burkholderia lata genome:
- a CDS encoding flavin reductase family protein, translating into MNAPHCVTEPNILYFGTPVVLVSTLNEDGTANLAPISSAFWLGWRGVIGIAASSQTTRNLLRTGECVLNLPSSAQAHAVDRIARTTGTYPVPDGKRAKGYVYEPDKFGTAGLTEAASQTVAPPRALECPVHMEAVVAATHGIGEDAPDVRGHIRLFELRIQRVHVHPDLLMDGHPDRIDPDKWSPLIMSFQRFYGLTPHQVHASRLAEIPERAYRSPDIERSRDAGVPVGAGR; encoded by the coding sequence ATGAACGCTCCGCATTGCGTCACCGAACCGAACATCCTCTATTTCGGCACGCCCGTCGTGCTGGTCAGCACGCTGAACGAAGACGGCACGGCCAATCTCGCGCCGATCTCGTCCGCGTTCTGGCTCGGCTGGCGCGGCGTGATCGGCATCGCCGCCAGTTCGCAGACCACCCGCAACCTGCTGCGCACCGGCGAGTGCGTGCTGAACCTGCCGTCGTCGGCCCAGGCGCACGCGGTCGACCGGATCGCGCGCACGACGGGCACCTACCCGGTGCCGGACGGCAAGCGCGCGAAGGGCTATGTGTACGAGCCCGACAAGTTCGGCACGGCCGGGCTCACCGAAGCGGCGTCGCAAACGGTCGCGCCGCCGCGTGCGCTCGAATGCCCGGTGCACATGGAAGCGGTCGTCGCGGCCACGCATGGCATCGGAGAAGACGCGCCCGACGTGCGTGGCCACATCCGCTTGTTCGAGTTGCGCATCCAGCGTGTGCACGTGCATCCCGACCTGCTGATGGACGGCCATCCGGACCGCATCGATCCGGACAAATGGTCGCCGCTGATCATGAGTTTTCAGCGGTTCTACGGCCTCACGCCGCATCAGGTGCACGCGTCGCGACTCGCCGAGATTCCCGAGCGCGCGTATCGCAGCCCGGACATCGAGCGCTCGCGCGATGCGGGCGTGCCGGTTGGCGCGGGGCGGTAA
- a CDS encoding secondary thiamine-phosphate synthase enzyme YjbQ, producing the protein MQQAITHIGIDTRGSGLVEFTPQVRAFVDQQAIRTGLLTVFCRHTSASLLIQENADASVQRDIERYFATLAPEDATRYEHDTEGADDMPAHLRTALTQVQLSIPVEQGRMVLGTWQGIYLFEHRRAAHRRDIVLHLIGE; encoded by the coding sequence ATGCAACAGGCGATCACGCACATCGGCATCGACACGCGCGGCAGCGGCCTCGTCGAATTCACGCCGCAGGTGCGCGCATTCGTCGACCAGCAGGCGATCCGCACCGGCCTGCTCACCGTGTTCTGCCGCCATACGTCGGCATCGCTGCTGATCCAGGAGAATGCGGATGCGTCGGTGCAGCGCGACATCGAACGCTACTTCGCGACGCTCGCGCCCGAGGACGCCACGCGCTACGAGCACGACACCGAAGGTGCTGACGACATGCCGGCGCACCTGCGCACGGCGCTCACTCAGGTGCAATTGTCGATCCCGGTCGAGCAGGGGCGCATGGTGCTCGGCACGTGGCAGGGCATCTATCTGTTCGAGCATCGCCGCGCGGCGCACCGCCGCGATATCGTGCTGCACCTGATCGGCGAGTAA
- the atsR gene encoding hybrid sensor histidine kinase/response regulator AtsR (AtsR signifies Adherence and T6SS Regulator.), with amino-acid sequence MKRGRWKNRKIILVLGSLWIMGFAAWAFLLWDLLATSVNEGVLEGPREGVFWTAAQYRNVYTRFDRQLILYATHQDDDFDHVQMQLDSLSVSFGFLQRPSEVSEYWLRIPRARNEIDALGEFMTRLKSNVPLLRDSPKGAQQVIDEVNAYWPKVNALANYFRAIEMAQRDFTFHQLKEKQRAILILGIVLGVILCALFLLLFYTMRTRDDLLERQDAALDAERKASDRAFEMIEAKNAFLGMVSHELRTPLQAICGSVEILLARPQSDANLKTIRRLQNSALSLEALVKDLTDYIKLRSTKRLAERETVGMASLLAEVLDPLREKIAAKRIAVAQQVEPHGLQIRSDRKLLRQVLSNLIENSVKYTLGGSIDVSITLVDAPAGQQVKIAVRDTGTGIAKPHLSKIFEPFYRANDAVGLHVDGIGMGLAVVREIVTTLRGHVDVRSVVGEGSEFVVTLPAEVPGIDTAGNAAGDALALPHAAAHRDRRALVVDDDDNARETLGAMLSALGIEADLCSTGQEGVARFGTCHYDIVVIDLELPDLSGFEVARRIRTVAVPDDDGRHPAILGVSAYESAALRENKRVFDEFLPKPVHLRELGALVEKLLA; translated from the coding sequence ATGAAGCGCGGGCGATGGAAAAATAGAAAAATCATCCTGGTCCTCGGCTCGCTGTGGATCATGGGGTTCGCCGCGTGGGCCTTCCTGCTGTGGGACCTGCTCGCCACCTCGGTCAACGAGGGCGTGCTCGAAGGGCCGCGCGAAGGCGTGTTCTGGACCGCCGCGCAATACCGGAACGTCTATACGCGATTCGACCGGCAGTTGATCCTCTACGCGACGCACCAGGACGACGACTTCGATCACGTGCAAATGCAGCTCGACAGCCTGTCGGTGTCGTTCGGCTTTCTGCAGCGGCCGTCGGAAGTGTCCGAATACTGGCTGCGCATCCCGCGCGCGCGCAACGAGATCGACGCGCTCGGCGAATTCATGACGCGCCTGAAAAGCAACGTGCCGTTGCTGCGCGACTCGCCGAAAGGCGCACAGCAGGTCATCGACGAGGTCAATGCGTACTGGCCGAAGGTCAACGCCCTCGCGAACTATTTCCGCGCGATCGAGATGGCGCAGCGCGACTTCACGTTCCATCAGCTGAAGGAAAAGCAGCGCGCGATCCTGATCCTCGGCATCGTGCTCGGCGTGATCCTGTGTGCGCTGTTCCTGCTGCTGTTCTATACGATGCGCACGCGTGACGACCTGCTCGAACGGCAGGACGCGGCGCTCGACGCGGAACGCAAGGCGTCCGACCGCGCGTTCGAAATGATCGAGGCGAAGAACGCGTTCCTCGGGATGGTCAGCCACGAGTTGCGCACGCCGCTGCAGGCGATCTGCGGATCGGTCGAGATCCTGCTCGCGCGCCCGCAGTCGGACGCGAACCTGAAAACGATCCGGCGGCTGCAGAATTCCGCGTTGTCGCTCGAGGCGCTCGTCAAGGACCTGACCGACTACATCAAGCTGCGCTCGACGAAGCGCCTCGCCGAACGGGAAACCGTCGGCATGGCGTCGCTGCTCGCCGAAGTGCTCGACCCGCTGCGCGAGAAGATCGCCGCCAAGCGGATCGCGGTCGCGCAGCAGGTCGAGCCGCACGGCCTCCAGATCCGTTCCGATCGCAAGCTGCTGCGCCAGGTGCTGTCGAACCTGATCGAGAACTCGGTCAAATACACGCTCGGCGGATCGATCGACGTGTCGATCACACTCGTCGATGCACCCGCCGGCCAGCAAGTGAAGATCGCCGTGCGCGACACGGGCACCGGCATCGCGAAGCCGCACCTGTCGAAGATCTTCGAGCCGTTCTATCGCGCGAACGACGCGGTCGGGCTGCATGTGGACGGGATCGGCATGGGGCTCGCCGTCGTGCGCGAAATCGTGACGACGCTGCGCGGGCATGTGGACGTGCGCAGTGTGGTCGGCGAAGGCAGCGAGTTCGTCGTGACGCTGCCGGCCGAAGTGCCCGGCATCGACACCGCCGGCAACGCGGCCGGCGACGCGCTCGCACTGCCGCACGCGGCCGCGCACCGCGACCGGCGCGCGCTGGTGGTCGACGACGACGACAACGCGCGCGAAACGCTCGGCGCGATGCTGTCGGCGCTCGGCATCGAAGCCGATCTGTGCAGCACCGGGCAGGAAGGCGTCGCGCGCTTCGGCACGTGCCATTACGACATTGTCGTGATCGATCTCGAGCTGCCGGACTTGAGCGGCTTCGAGGTTGCGCGGCGGATTCGCACGGTCGCGGTGCCCGACGACGACGGCCGGCATCCGGCGATCCTCGGTGTCAGCGCCTATGAATCGGCCGCGCTGCGCGAGAACAAGCGGGTGTTCGACGAATTCCTGCCGAAGCCCGTCCACCTGCGCGAACTCGGCGCGCTCGTCGAGAAGCTGCTCGCCTGA
- a CDS encoding DUF2322 family protein, whose protein sequence is MIQPTQVFKDNLAQLPAIDGVARIDLVGANGDVVATIENQPGKQGSLAVYHYLKQAFGTLDAKAAEHGLAVFAEHTADARNRPGAHPNVDRLLAIVDGGEALRIDVVAKG, encoded by the coding sequence GTGATTCAACCGACCCAAGTATTCAAGGACAACCTCGCGCAACTGCCGGCCATCGACGGCGTCGCGCGCATCGATCTCGTCGGCGCGAACGGCGACGTGGTCGCGACCATCGAGAACCAGCCGGGCAAGCAAGGCTCGCTCGCGGTGTACCACTACCTGAAGCAGGCATTCGGCACGCTCGACGCGAAAGCCGCCGAGCACGGCCTCGCGGTGTTCGCCGAACATACGGCCGACGCACGCAACCGCCCGGGCGCGCATCCGAACGTCGATCGTCTGCTGGCCATCGTCGACGGCGGCGAAGCGCTGCGGATCGACGTCGTCGCGAAGGGCTGA
- a CDS encoding Lrp/AsnC family transcriptional regulator: protein MKLDAIDRRILSALQRDGRMQNVELAHEVGLSPSPCLRRVRLLEEAGVIEKYVAVLNPAKVGKGLTIFTRVWLKGQDAESVNRFAEAVQQMPEVVECHLMAGDCDFLLRVVAADIDDYRRFQMEYLTRIPGVLSVKTDIPMQKVKLTSALPT, encoded by the coding sequence ATGAAACTTGATGCCATCGACCGCCGGATCCTGAGCGCGCTCCAGCGCGACGGCCGCATGCAGAACGTGGAGCTCGCACACGAGGTCGGCCTGTCGCCGTCGCCGTGCCTGCGGCGCGTGCGGCTCCTCGAGGAAGCCGGCGTGATCGAGAAATACGTGGCCGTGCTGAATCCCGCGAAAGTCGGCAAGGGGCTGACGATCTTCACGCGCGTGTGGCTGAAGGGGCAGGACGCGGAATCGGTCAACCGCTTCGCCGAGGCCGTCCAGCAGATGCCGGAAGTCGTCGAGTGCCACCTGATGGCCGGCGATTGCGATTTCCTGCTGCGCGTCGTCGCGGCCGATATCGACGACTACCGGCGCTTCCAGATGGAATACCTCACGCGCATTCCGGGCGTGCTGAGCGTGAAGACCGACATTCCGATGCAGAAGGTCAAGCTCACGTCGGCGCTACCGACCTAG
- a CDS encoding SDR family NAD(P)-dependent oxidoreductase, with amino-acid sequence MDAPLPPISAPIPETEPETETVAEPRASRLHRPVALVTGSTSGIGAAIARRLAADGYAVILHSRSSADVGRAMARELGAAYVQADLADDAERVRLIREAVAVHGRLDVLVNNAGVSRVIPHDDLAAATPEVWREMHEINVIAPFRLVAEAEAALREAASHGRAGCVVNVSSHAGVRPKGASIPYAAAKAALNHTTRLLARTLAPAIRVNAVAPGLVDTPLTADWTDAQQLWRERAPMRRAATPDDIAQTVAMLVASDYVTGEIVMLDGGMNLT; translated from the coding sequence ATGGACGCGCCGCTTCCGCCGATCTCCGCTCCGATTCCCGAAACGGAACCTGAAACCGAAACCGTCGCCGAGCCGCGCGCGTCGCGCCTGCATCGGCCGGTTGCGCTCGTCACCGGTTCGACGTCGGGGATCGGCGCGGCGATCGCGCGCCGCCTGGCGGCGGACGGCTATGCGGTCATCCTGCATTCGCGCAGCTCGGCCGACGTGGGGCGAGCGATGGCGCGCGAACTCGGTGCGGCCTACGTGCAGGCCGACCTCGCCGACGATGCCGAACGCGTGCGGCTGATCCGCGAAGCCGTTGCCGTGCACGGGCGGCTCGACGTGCTCGTCAACAATGCGGGCGTCAGTCGCGTGATTCCGCACGACGATCTTGCTGCGGCGACGCCCGAGGTGTGGCGCGAGATGCATGAGATCAACGTGATCGCACCGTTCCGGCTCGTCGCCGAGGCGGAAGCCGCATTGCGCGAGGCGGCGTCGCATGGGCGGGCCGGGTGCGTGGTGAACGTCAGTTCGCATGCGGGCGTGCGGCCGAAAGGCGCGTCGATTCCGTATGCGGCGGCGAAGGCCGCGCTCAATCACACGACGCGGCTGCTCGCGCGCACGCTTGCACCGGCGATTCGCGTCAATGCGGTCGCGCCGGGGCTCGTCGATACGCCGCTGACTGCCGACTGGACGGACGCGCAGCAGCTCTGGCGCGAGCGCGCGCCGATGCGCCGCGCGGCGACGCCGGACGACATCGCGCAGACGGTCGCGATGCTCGTCGCGTCCGACTACGTGACGGGCGAGATCGTGATGCTCGACGGGGGAATGAACCTGACGTGA
- a CDS encoding AzlD family protein, producing the protein MPDFPDFSTVATIVLMASTTYLSRILGYVLLRNRTLSPRMASVMENVPGCVLISVIAPAFVSTRPADLLALAITLIAATRLSILPTVIVGVVSAGLLRHLLG; encoded by the coding sequence ATGCCTGATTTCCCGGATTTCAGCACGGTCGCGACGATCGTGCTGATGGCGTCGACCACGTATCTGTCGCGCATCCTCGGCTACGTGCTGTTGCGCAACCGCACGCTGAGCCCGCGGATGGCGTCGGTGATGGAGAACGTGCCCGGCTGCGTGCTGATCTCGGTGATCGCGCCGGCCTTCGTGTCGACGCGCCCGGCCGACCTGCTCGCGCTGGCCATTACGCTGATCGCGGCGACGCGCCTGTCGATCCTGCCGACCGTCATCGTCGGCGTCGTGTCGGCCGGCCTGCTGCGGCACCTGCTCGGCTGA
- a CDS encoding AzlC family ABC transporter permease, translating into MSSSVSTSSGLRDKPAYVAEMGRGLRAALPVMLGFVPFALVLGAQAAQKGLSLFEVPMMTGMNFGGGSEFAAIHLWSSPPHIALIVAMSFLVNSRHILMGAAFEPYIRRLPRRRAFFALFFMCDESWAMSLADARARSATHISVPYYAGICVGLYLTWISMTTLGAAVGPTIGNVEQYGFDMAFTAVFLVLLRGMWKGMRASRPWFVSLVVAAATHLAVPGAWYVAAGACAGLIAALLWEPRDA; encoded by the coding sequence ATGAGCAGTAGCGTTTCAACGTCGTCAGGGCTTCGCGACAAGCCCGCTTATGTCGCCGAGATGGGTCGCGGTTTGCGCGCGGCGCTGCCCGTCATGCTGGGTTTCGTGCCGTTCGCGCTCGTGCTGGGCGCGCAGGCCGCGCAAAAAGGGCTGAGCCTGTTCGAAGTGCCGATGATGACCGGCATGAACTTCGGCGGCGGCTCCGAATTCGCGGCGATCCATCTGTGGAGTTCGCCACCGCACATCGCGCTGATCGTCGCGATGTCGTTCCTCGTGAATTCGCGCCACATCCTGATGGGCGCTGCATTCGAGCCGTATATCCGCCGCCTGCCGCGCCGCCGCGCGTTCTTCGCACTGTTCTTCATGTGCGACGAAAGCTGGGCGATGTCGCTCGCCGACGCAAGGGCCCGCTCGGCCACGCACATCAGCGTGCCCTATTACGCGGGCATCTGCGTGGGGCTCTACCTGACGTGGATCTCGATGACCACGCTCGGCGCGGCGGTCGGCCCGACGATCGGCAACGTCGAGCAGTACGGCTTCGACATGGCGTTCACGGCCGTGTTTCTGGTGCTGCTGCGCGGGATGTGGAAAGGGATGCGCGCGAGCCGCCCGTGGTTCGTGAGCCTCGTCGTCGCGGCAGCCACGCACCTGGCCGTGCCCGGCGCGTGGTACGTCGCGGCCGGCGCCTGCGCGGGGCTGATCGCCGCGCTGCTGTGGGAGCCGCGCGATGCCTGA
- a CDS encoding LysE family translocator — protein sequence MIDLSTLALFSGACLALTATPGPDMLLIASRSVSQGRRAGFATLAGIQAGTYCHALAAALGLSQLFVAVPLAYDVVRFAGAAYLLYLAWKTFRSDATALSPVASQRRHSTAAIFRQGLTTNLLNPKMALFVLALFPQFVRPEHGSIAVQILVLATVLNLIGLIVNGAVILSASRLSQRIGARRRPSKLPQYLLGSVFVGLAARLAVAGRQ from the coding sequence ATGATCGACCTCTCCACGCTCGCGCTGTTCTCCGGCGCGTGTCTCGCGCTGACCGCCACGCCGGGCCCCGACATGCTGTTGATCGCGTCCCGCAGCGTGAGCCAGGGCCGCCGCGCCGGCTTCGCGACACTCGCGGGCATCCAGGCCGGCACCTACTGCCACGCGCTGGCGGCCGCGCTCGGGCTGTCGCAGCTGTTCGTCGCGGTGCCGCTCGCCTATGACGTCGTGCGCTTCGCGGGCGCGGCCTATCTGCTGTATCTCGCGTGGAAGACGTTTCGTTCGGATGCGACCGCGCTGTCGCCCGTCGCGTCGCAGCGTCGCCACTCGACCGCGGCGATCTTCCGCCAGGGGCTGACGACGAACCTGCTGAACCCGAAGATGGCGCTGTTCGTGCTCGCCCTGTTTCCGCAATTCGTGCGGCCCGAACACGGTTCGATCGCCGTGCAGATTCTCGTGCTCGCGACGGTGCTGAACCTGATCGGCCTCATCGTGAACGGCGCGGTCATCCTGTCCGCGAGCCGGTTGAGCCAGCGGATCGGCGCGCGCCGCCGCCCGTCGAAGCTGCCGCAGTATCTGCTCGGGTCGGTGTTCGTGGGGCTGGCGGCGCGGTTGGCGGTGGCGGGGCGGCAATAG
- a CDS encoding thioredoxin family protein: MDTEQRYTANAPTRAEVDALGGATVIEFGANWCGICAGAQPAIVASFSAHPAVRHLKIEDGPGRPLGRSFGVKLWPTLVFLRDGVEVARVVRPADAKQIEADGFAALA; encoded by the coding sequence ATGGATACCGAGCAACGCTACACCGCCAACGCGCCGACGCGCGCGGAAGTCGACGCACTGGGCGGCGCGACCGTCATCGAATTCGGCGCGAACTGGTGCGGGATCTGCGCGGGCGCGCAGCCGGCGATCGTGGCATCGTTTTCCGCGCATCCCGCCGTGCGGCACCTGAAGATCGAGGATGGCCCGGGCCGTCCGCTCGGCCGCTCGTTCGGCGTGAAGCTGTGGCCCACCCTGGTGTTCCTGCGCGATGGGGTCGAAGTCGCGCGCGTCGTGCGTCCGGCCGACGCGAAGCAGATCGAAGCCGACGGCTTCGCCGCGCTGGCCTGA
- the surE gene encoding 5'/3'-nucleotidase SurE — MQETRPLFDRVLLTNDDGIDAPGLDVLEQVATQLAREVWIVAPAEDQSGTSHSLSLHEPLRVHRKGDRRFAVRGTPGDCVAIAISHLMKDARPDIVLSGVNRGGNLGTETVFSGTVGAAMTSMLVGVPAIALSQAFTDRNAVPWDTALALAPDVIRRLVAAGWDSDACLNVNFPPRPAQDVRGLKVTNQGAGTLQGVEIVSGRDPRDIEYHWLKLARAPRDDDADSETVALGEGYVAVTPLKFERTHDQALARLRTSLG, encoded by the coding sequence ATGCAAGAAACCCGCCCGCTGTTCGATCGTGTCCTGCTCACCAACGACGACGGAATCGACGCCCCCGGCCTTGACGTGCTCGAACAGGTCGCCACGCAACTGGCGCGCGAAGTGTGGATCGTCGCGCCGGCGGAAGACCAGAGCGGCACGTCGCATTCGCTGAGCCTGCACGAACCGCTGCGCGTGCATCGCAAGGGCGACCGCCGTTTCGCGGTGCGCGGCACGCCCGGCGATTGCGTCGCGATCGCGATCAGCCACCTGATGAAGGATGCACGGCCCGACATCGTGCTGTCCGGCGTGAATCGCGGCGGGAACCTCGGTACCGAAACGGTGTTTTCCGGCACGGTCGGTGCCGCGATGACGAGCATGCTGGTCGGCGTGCCGGCCATCGCGCTGAGCCAGGCGTTCACCGATCGCAACGCGGTGCCGTGGGACACGGCGCTCGCGCTCGCGCCGGACGTGATTCGCCGGCTCGTTGCGGCCGGCTGGGACAGCGACGCGTGCCTGAACGTGAATTTCCCGCCGCGGCCCGCGCAGGACGTGCGTGGCCTCAAGGTAACGAACCAGGGCGCCGGTACGCTGCAGGGTGTCGAGATCGTGTCGGGGCGCGACCCGCGCGACATCGAGTATCACTGGCTGAAGCTCGCCCGCGCGCCGCGCGACGACGATGCGGATTCGGAAACGGTTGCGTTGGGTGAAGGGTATGTCGCCGTCACGCCGCTGAAGTTCGAGCGCACGCACGATCAGGCGCTTGCACGGTTGCGGACGAGCCTCGGCTGA
- a CDS encoding YebB family permuted papain-like enzyme, whose protein sequence is MVVDTGCRPLMIRPPEAGRRRLFSIGSSHPHDVPLPIEPEVGDIVFIRVTVRPFLEVASATRSWTNHVGIVVGERGGEPLIAESTFPLSRVTTMSRFLARSDRGACVIARLKQPLDAVQRRRLVEAAMRRIGVVYDTGFNLASRRQFCSRFVREVVRDATRIVLGDVETFDMLLRRNPDHPLGFWKIWYFGRIPWHRRTVTPASLLGSGALRVVADTREHVENVSEGDDPDSV, encoded by the coding sequence ATGGTTGTCGATACCGGCTGCCGGCCGCTTATGATCCGCCCGCCCGAAGCGGGCAGGCGGCGTCTCTTCTCCATTGGTTCTTCTCATCCGCATGACGTGCCGTTGCCGATCGAGCCGGAGGTCGGCGACATCGTCTTCATCCGCGTGACCGTGCGGCCATTTCTCGAAGTGGCGAGCGCGACGCGCTCATGGACGAATCACGTCGGGATCGTCGTCGGCGAGCGCGGCGGTGAACCGCTGATCGCGGAGAGCACGTTTCCGCTGTCGCGCGTCACGACGATGTCGCGGTTTCTTGCGCGCTCCGATCGCGGCGCGTGCGTGATCGCGCGGCTGAAGCAACCGCTCGATGCCGTGCAGCGGCGCCGGCTCGTGGAGGCGGCGATGCGCCGGATCGGCGTGGTCTACGACACGGGGTTCAATCTCGCGTCGCGCCGGCAGTTCTGTTCGCGGTTCGTGCGCGAAGTGGTGCGCGATGCGACGCGGATCGTGCTCGGCGACGTCGAGACCTTCGACATGCTGCTGCGCCGGAATCCCGACCATCCGCTCGGCTTCTGGAAGATCTGGTACTTCGGCCGGATTCCGTGGCACCGCCGCACAGTGACGCCGGCGAGCTTGCTAGGGAGCGGGGCGTTGCGAGTGGTGGCGGACACGCGAGAGCACGTTGAAAACGTGTCCGAAGGTGACGACCCGGACAGCGTCTGA
- a CDS encoding MFS transporter — MNPTIRHASAGAAEPAAPTRHRLVLPALCIAVLIAQIDTAIVNLATEPIGTAFGARVGALQWVIDAYNLAYAVLLLTGGLVGDLYGRRRAFVLGAAVLSGASIVCALAPTLGVLIAGRALAGAGAALLIPASLAIVRVIWRDPAERARALGIWAACGGIAMIVGPTLGGVLIHAFGWRSIFAVVIPFGAAAIALARAVVPESADPQGRRFDPAAQALGAIAIGCVVFATIDARHGALRAALLVATGVAAIALFVRIERRLGTAALVPLDLFANRAFRGMLVGNGTMTFGGYGMLFVLPLAWQSHHVLDATGAGIALLPMSVPFALVSFGSGAFAARFGGRTAGAGGVALMGLGLAAIGIGAAGSTDPHAPMLWWAEAGLALTGTGLGLAVGSLAATAVGAVEAARAGTAASLMNVTRMIGAVFGVAMLGALYDACGGGTVGLRVAMLAGSAVQLAGAALAWRTAGTRVPAGARRPIG, encoded by the coding sequence ATGAACCCGACGATTCGTCATGCTTCCGCCGGCGCGGCCGAACCCGCCGCGCCAACCCGGCACCGCCTCGTGCTGCCGGCGCTGTGCATCGCGGTGCTGATCGCACAGATCGACACCGCGATCGTCAATCTCGCGACCGAACCGATCGGCACCGCGTTCGGCGCACGCGTCGGCGCGCTGCAATGGGTCATCGACGCGTACAACCTCGCGTATGCGGTGCTGCTGCTCACGGGCGGCCTCGTCGGCGACCTGTACGGCAGGCGCCGTGCGTTCGTGCTCGGCGCGGCCGTGCTGAGCGGCGCATCGATCGTGTGCGCGCTCGCGCCGACGCTCGGCGTGCTGATCGCGGGCCGCGCGCTTGCCGGTGCGGGCGCCGCGCTGCTGATTCCCGCTTCGCTCGCGATCGTCCGCGTGATCTGGCGCGACCCGGCCGAACGAGCGCGCGCGCTCGGCATCTGGGCCGCGTGCGGCGGCATCGCGATGATCGTCGGGCCGACGCTCGGTGGCGTGCTGATCCACGCGTTCGGCTGGCGCAGCATCTTCGCCGTCGTGATCCCGTTCGGCGCGGCCGCGATCGCGCTGGCCCGCGCCGTCGTGCCGGAATCGGCCGATCCGCAGGGCCGGCGCTTCGATCCGGCCGCGCAGGCGCTCGGCGCAATCGCGATCGGCTGCGTCGTATTCGCGACGATCGATGCGCGTCACGGCGCGCTGCGCGCGGCGCTGCTGGTCGCGACCGGCGTGGCTGCCATCGCGCTGTTCGTGCGGATCGAACGCCGCCTCGGTACAGCCGCGCTCGTGCCGCTCGACCTGTTCGCGAACCGCGCGTTCCGCGGAATGCTCGTCGGCAACGGCACGATGACGTTCGGCGGCTACGGGATGCTGTTCGTGCTGCCGCTCGCGTGGCAGAGCCACCACGTGCTCGACGCCACCGGCGCGGGCATCGCGCTGTTGCCGATGTCGGTGCCGTTCGCGCTCGTGTCGTTCGGCTCAGGCGCATTCGCGGCCCGCTTCGGCGGGCGCACGGCCGGCGCGGGCGGCGTCGCGCTGATGGGGCTCGGGCTCGCCGCGATCGGCATCGGCGCGGCAGGGTCGACCGATCCGCATGCGCCGATGCTCTGGTGGGCCGAAGCGGGGCTCGCGCTGACGGGCACCGGGCTCGGCCTCGCCGTCGGGTCGCTGGCCGCGACGGCGGTCGGCGCGGTCGAGGCCGCACGGGCGGGCACCGCTGCTTCGCTGATGAACGTCACACGGATGATCGGCGCCGTGTTCGGCGTGGCGATGCTGGGCGCGCTGTACGACGCGTGCGGCGGCGGCACGGTCGGGCTGCGGGTCGCGATGCTGGCCGGCAGCGCCGTGCAGCTCGCGGGCGCGGCGCTGGCGTGGCGCACGGCCGGCACCCGCGTGCCGGCCGGTGCGCGGAGGCCGATCGGATAA